The stretch of DNA ACCACCTCTATTTTACAACTTAAGTATAAAATTCTAAGTGGTAGGGTGGACACTCTCACCCTAAGCTATGCTCACACTCTCAACAATGGAGGTCAGGCCTGCACCCTCATCAATGCTGCCTTCATTGCCTCCCCGTTAGCCTCCCTTCCGCCTCGTCGTAGCTCGCACCCGTGTCAATCACCGTCGACCTTTGTGCTCGTCTGCGTCATCCTTGTCTATCTCTTCTCTAGTCAACGTCATTTGTTGCTGCTCCGCCATTGCCCTCTTAAAGCCTCGATTTCTTCCTCTATCGGGCCGCCTCCAATCTTGCCTCTAGCTGTGCTACCTCACGCCGCGATTTGTCCCTCCATCGAGCTCATCCTTGGTCGCCTCCAGCCCTTATTTCTCCCCCAAGCCTTGCTCGCCTCTATTAGGTACATGactctttttttcaattttgagtTTTGAGAACACATTTTGTTGATAATTTTCCAACTGCTGCATTGTGAAAATGCGGAAGGTTGTTcttgttttgttgttgttttattttttttaattttatctaattgTTCAATTTTGTTGTGTTCTTAGCTTCTTTATTGTTATGAGTACTACGTCTACATAGTGAGTCTATGATCTGTATTTAAagtgaattagtgaaatttgatcaattcttgtaatttattttggtggagttttgaaaaattttggttTTGATGATTTGGCTGTGATATTTAATTTTGCAATTGAGTGAGTGTGCCAGTTATCAAGTTTGATACTTGTGTGTAGAATCAAAATTTAAGGCTTCTTGAGAAATTTGGTGGTATTGGTTGagtttctttaaatttttgttacttGAATTTGCTGTGTTAATTTTCATATTAATAGTTTGGAATTTGAAAACTTTGTGGCATGATGCTAATGGTTTCTTTATGCTATTTGCTATAATGAACTTTGATTTGTTGCTTTGTTTTGTGTTGTGCTGACAAAAATTGTGCTAAAGTTTTGATAATCTTGGttaatcttaaaaaattttattactctTTATTAAAGATGTGCTAAAACCTTGTTAGATTGGTCAGTAAAGATTCAATATATGCTAACAGCTCATGAATTGGCCTCTTAAATCTCTTAAATCTCTTAGATCTTCTAGTTGCCATAAGAATTTTatgttgtttgaatttgattttttgatGTTCTTTCACTCTTTGGCCCTTGATTTATGTAATTAGCATTTAATATAATTCtgtaatttttgttaatttattgaatttctGCTGTGATATTGAACTGACTTgttgaatatttattattttaaatcttttccaaataGAAATGGCATCGAGTCAAGTTAATGCAAGTGAAAATATGATTCCTGATAATGAATATAGTAATACGGAAGCTTGTGAAATTCAAGAAGATTTTTCGATAAATGAAGAATAGGATGATTATTTAATAACTTATTTAGACTTTAGTTAAATAGTTGTTTGTTACAGTAGTTTAGCTGCTTTATTTACtacaatttattttaatgtcGAATAAACTTGCTCGCTATAAATTTGTGTTTTGATTTGTGATTGAGctgtaaatttaaattttgagttGTGACTTTTGACTTGTGAATTTGTGTCCTCagaatcctaaaaaaattttatttttaatattttacgaGTTATGTTTACGTTCCGTCTTACCTCTTAAGAAATTACTAAaactttgaattttgttagtttagaaattattaaatttaaatatttaaaattatatagtgAATTtacaaagaaatttaaaaaaattaaaagtttaagtTTACCGGTGGTAAATCCGCTGGTatctattaatttaattattaaaaataattaacatattacTATCGGATTTATCAGGAGAAAATCCGACAGTAACAACCtccataattaaatttatatctgCCGCATTACCGGCGGATGAAAAAATCTGCCAATAAATTCACTGCATTATCGTTGGATTTATTCTACCACTAAATCCGAAAGTAAATCCGACAATATCCGCGACTTTTTTGTAGTGATATGCTGCATACTTGCTTCGTCAATGATCGGCATAATATCAAATCATATTAGACCACCAAATACTATAACGGATTCTAGTATAGAATATTGCTCATTCTCTTTAAAATATCATTCTCTATGCTTTGACAGAAACTATTCTGTAGCTCTACAAATGTCATGGTGCATGAAACCACAAACGAAAATGAATTCTCACATGCAAAGTTCACCCTCTCATGAgtatttcttataattttaatgTTGTGATACACTACTATATTTGTGGTACCTTCTATCACACTACCAATACACTCAAACAATTCTCTTCGCAATAAAATGGTATCGAATTTTACCTTATATAGAAAGAGCACCCAACACGAAAGTCACATGTGCAACATGCTCCCTACGTATTGGCCAAGATGTCACCACATGTCTAACACATATCCCATATGCTGACTCAGTATGCGTCACTTACATGTTGCCCTTACCTTGACTGCAACATCCACCCATTtgcaattatattatattttccTATTTCGAATAAAAtactaacattttttttatatagcaAAAAAATCAGCCGTCTTTAGAAGAGCAACTAATTcacctatatatactaatcaaATCTGTAATCATGAAATGTTTGTCACCATCTATTAGGGGTGTGCATGGATCGAGTGAAATCGAATTTGATGTGACCCAAACCCGACCTGAAAATATATACCGGACctatttattagacccgaaCCCGGTCCTAGACCTGACGAAACCTATACACTTTCGGGTCACGATTATACCGAGTGAAAACCGAaccgttaacattacattaccttGATATCTTCTATAAGCTAGtatgtgaaaatatccaaattttcaagaactccaaccattatttgacatggtaaaattcacttagaaaaatataacaacaaccaactcttctctaaaattaaagcataaccataatcaatactaatattgtctaataataccaaatatttaaatcaatacaaataacacaatattatgcattagtctaaaatcttatacattttaaatataaaacattaacttatagtattataataactaataatacaaaatattaaggtttacaatacttaaattctacataagaatagtcatcattgatcactaataacacaaaatattaactgTGTATGATGATTGGGCCACCGGACCGAGTTCGAGTGACTCAAGCCATGGCCCAGACCCGATTCAAAATAATGAccgaatttatttttgaaatttttatccGACTTTAAACCCGATGGAATCACaccaaaaaaatttctaaaatattcGAATTTTCGAGTAGGGCCGGACCTGCACACACCTACCGTACCATCCATTCCAAAGATAACCATCTTTCCGTGCAGTGAATTGTTATGACATATTTTTTAACAGTTATATGCTCAAATGTGACTAGATACAAAGTAATTAACTTGAACTGATTCACTTTAGACGTTAATAAATTCATCTTTAGAATATGTTGTATTAAAAAACATGAATTATGTTtcgaaattaattttaatatttaaactttttgGTGGacaattaactttttttttcaatttgatgGATTTTAATTGACAGTATAAACAAGTTATCcatttagattatcaataactttagattatgaaaaataattatttttgttgtttatctaattttttttacacatatatgaaaatataattttagagGAATTTTCCATTCATGTCAAATCgaacactttttttatttttgttttttctttttatttataaaacctTAGAAcataatttttcaagttttgaAATCGTTTCCTATTTACAGAAAAGAAATCAGTTAATTTTCCCACTCTTTTGATCATATAACCATTCCAAATTTTTAACCACCACagacaaaaatttattttattttatatctagTATTTAGATGTGTGCATTGATACCTCATCATTATTGTAGTGTACAACATACATTTCAGTATTTCACATCTCCCTTGAGTTTTagctatatgtatatatacttatattttcCGCTTTCACATTCACTTTAGAACAAAAGAAGCAGCAACATGGAGCTTACTGGCATGATATCATGTTGCATTGATTACACTAGAATCCTCTCCACTAaggtaattaactaattatactCCTGTTATTCTCTCCGCCTGTCTCTTATCATCATGTGTGTTTATGAATCATAATCTTATAACCAACTAGAAGAGACTAGAATATGTAAGAAGGGTTAATGACATGTATGATGATATTGATTAAAGGATAatgtgaagaaagaagagaattaCATTCCTGGAAAGGTCAAGAATGGGGAAGTGAAGTTCTACAAGCTTAAGAGATTGGCTCCTCCAATTGTGGCTGCTCTTCTTGCCTTATCTCCTATCTCATCTCCCCAAGGTGACGTGTCAATCAATCCCACTGCCGCTCTTCTTATGCCTGGAATTACTGTAATGCCCCTGCTATATTTCTCTAAATTGCTGCTATATTGatagatatatattattttaaataattttatttaaatttaaaaattaaaagataatgaaaaaattatataataatttaattatcttttatttgtatttacttttttaatgatcaaatttttatattagtatttttaagtGAAAtagtattttgaatttgttttatttaatagtTTGTGGGTGGGTCTTGACGAAATTGCATGGACTATCCATTTTGTCACTTTTAATTCtgcattattaattaaatattatttaagtatattttttttatcaaatttaaaaaaaattaaaatttatttttaatatttaatttattttaattttgtttctagtattttaaataaatttcaacattaaaattcatttttcagtAATCATGTGAAGTCAAACGTGAGATTAAAAGTTGAGGTGTGAAAGTAGTTCAGTAACGTCAACGATGAAGAGTAGAGTAGTACGGTAGGGATGGAAAATAGtacactaaaatttgaatttttaaaattttagattatttaatagagtaaagtgtaatttttttattttttatttttgtcttatttataaaataagtaattaaaaatcatattttattttataaaataaaatttaaaagatctaAATTNNNNNNNNNNNNNNNNNNNNNNNNNNNNNNNNNNNNNNNNNNNNNNNNNNNNNNNNNNNNNNNNNNNNNNNNNNNNNNNNNNNNNNNNNNNNNNNNNNNNNNNNNNNNNNNNNNNNNNNNNNNNNNNNNNNNNNNNNNNNNNNNNNNNNNNNNNNNNNNNNNNNNNNNNNNNNNNNNNNNNNNNNNNNNNNNNNNNNNNNNNNNNNNNNNNNNNNNNNNNNNNNNNNNNNNNNNNNNNNNNNNNNNNNNNNNNNNNNNNNNNNNNNNNNNNNNNNNNNNNNNNNNNNNNNNNNNNNNNNNNNNNNNNNNNNNNNNNNNNtagttaaaaaattataaaataagaattttttgtaattcttgtaatttacaaaaaatatttactatatttaattagtttaattaattgTCAAAACTTGTGAACCAGCTTCATACCTTCAGATTTGACTCTCTTCTACTCACATTTTACACTCCTCTACATAACTAACTTGCTAACATATATAGAGTTAATTATTTAgacagttatttttttattagcagTTGGATAATTAGTTAGTGGTATTCACACTATATATAACTAAACTTGTAACATCAACAATTTGAGATTTACTAATCAATTTTTCAGTCTCTGCAATTCACATCAAGAATTTAGAGTTCAGAAACTCTCTTCTCTTGTTCTTGAATGTTCAACATTCATCCCTTGTTGCTCACAACTCCAACCAATTTATCAAATGGTGCGGTGAGCATGGAGCAAGGTTGAAGAACTTGAACTGTTGGTGAAGAGTTAGTGAATCCATCTTTCATCGATCTCTAATCGatttctctctcctttttcaATCACAGTGAATTTTGCTTTTCTTGATTCGATTTGATCATCCGTTCGATTTCTTGCACTCGAGAAATCCTTATCAAGAACTCTTTTCTCCTTCAATTTCTTTGCCTTGAAGAAGTCTCGATCAATGGCTAACCATCCTACAAATCCAATTCTCGAAACAACAATTTTTGAAATCGATCTTCACACCCTAGCTAATCTTGTCAATCAAATAAATCATATTCAATCTCTCAGAACTCATGCCTCTTCTTCGATCGTAGATACAACGAGTCTTTATTATCTACATCCTTGTGAAAGTCCTAGTTCACCGCTAATTTTCATAGTTTTAAGCTCAAACAACTATCATAGTTGGGAGAGGGCCATGCTGTATGCACTAAGCTCAAAGAACAAGCTCAAGTTCGTGAATGGAAGCATCAGCAAACCATAATCAACAGATCctttgtttgatgtgtgggaaCGATGCAACGAATTCATCATCTTCTGGATCACTCTCTCACTTAGCTTAGATATAGCACAAAGCGTGATGTGGCACAATGTCGCCTCGGATCTGTGAAAAGATTTGAAACACGGGCATTTTTCAGGGTGATGTATTCATGGTAGCAGGATTAAGAAGACATGTTCACTCTTAGGCAAGGTAATCTAAACATGACCAATTAGTTCACAAGGCTAAAAAGAATTTGGAAAGAGCTAGAGAACTTTAGGCCTCTACCTGATTGCATACATTGCAAGAATGGGAACTGCACTTGTGAAACTGTTATGAGAGGATACAGAGATGAGACCTACATAGTTCGTTTTCTCAGAGGCTTAAACGAACAATATGCGACAGTAAGATCGCAAATAATGCTGATGCAGCCTTTACCAAGAATTGAACAAGCCTTTTCACTGCTTTTGCAACAAGAAAGACAATTCCAGTGTAGTGAACCATTAATTGACAACAAGACCCTGATAAGTAGTGCTGCTATATATCAACCCTCAACACAAGTAGAAAAGGGCCGAGGCAAGGGAGGAAAAACTGCTGGTAGAGAAAGAGGATGAACAAAAGTTTGTACCTACTGTGGCAAAACTGACCATCTAATCGACACATGTTATTAAAAGCATGGTTTACCTCCTCATCTCAAACAAGAAAGCGGTGCAATCAATAATGCTATCACTTATGATGAGAATTTTGCAAGAATCAGTGATGACCAGCTAGTAGAAGACAGTAGTAGAGAATTGGAATTCATAAGGGAACAGAAGCATGCTTTGCTAGCTCTCTTGAAGCAGCCATCTCTAGATACACACAAACCTCAAAATGCCATAAACCAACTTGTCACATTTCCCTCTCATCAAGGTATTGCCTATGCCATGtccatttcaatttttaggTCATTGACTCAAAAGCAACCGATCATGTAGCATACTGTTTAGAGCCTTTTCACTCATTACATAAAATAGAACCCATACTTGTTAGAATGCAAAATGGAACCAACACTATAACTTCAACAGCTGTAACTATAATTTTCTCTAAAACCTTTTTTCTCACAAAGATCTTGGACATTCTAAGTTTCAAGTTTAATCTCATATCAATTTCTAAAATGACTAACTTGCCCAAATGTAAATTTTTCTCTGATGAAAAATGTTGCAAGATCCAGGACTGCCTTTCATCAAAGATGATTGGTGTAGCTGAGTAAAAGAGGGGACTTTATGCATTTAAAGACCTAAAACCTATAAGGAACTTTCAACTAAAATCAGCAATTGCAGCAGCATCTTTCATATCATAAACACAACATCTTAGCAATAGCAATAAGCTGCATGACAATAAGAATAGAAGTGCATCAAACTTGTGGCATCTTATACTAGAAAACTTATCAAATGACAAAATTCTTGTATTGCAACAAAGCTACAACTTCATTAATAAATCTGATCTTTGTACTATTTCTTGTGAGTCTTGTTATTATGCTAAGCAAAAAGGTTTTCCATTTTCAATAAGCATGTCTATATTAGAAGAAATATTTGATCTAATACACATAGACATTTGGGGGCCAATTAATATTAACTCTACTGCTGGACACAAATATTTTCTTACAATAGTGGAAGACAAAATCAGATTTTGTTGGCTATTTTTTATGAAACATAAATCAGAAGCTACCACACtgctaaaagattttgtttaattAGTTCAAACTCAGTTTAACAAAACTATTAAACAAGTTAAATCGGATAATGGAGTTGAGTTCAAACTAACTGAATTTTATGCAATAAAAGGTATTATACACCAAAATACATGTGTTGAAATTCCTCAACAAAATGGCATAGTTGAGAGAAAATACCAACACATTTTAACAGTGATTAGAGCAATTATGTTTCATGCAAACTTACTAAAGAAACTATGGCATTATGCAGTTGCTCATGCCATATATATCATCAATagactttccagcaatgttttgaaaaataaatccCCTTATGAAATTCTTCACAACAAACTACCTGACATACACAATTTCAAGATTTTTGGATGTTTAGCATATGCTGCAACCATTCATGCTAATAGAAAGAAGCTCGATTCGAGAGCTAAAAAATGCATTTTCTTAGACTACAAACAAGGAGTAAAAGGGTACATTTTATATGATCTAACTtctaaagaaattttttttttcaaaaaatgtagTTTTCTATGAGAACACTCTACCTTTGTGCAACACACAGAATTTAGAATTCTTCCAAAAGTGTCATGCATCACCTACACAATTCTCAGACCCTTTCTTTTTTGATACCACATACACACAAAACACAAAGAATTTGAATAACACTATTCCTTTCAATGCATCATCAACACAATCTGCATCTCAATATCACAACACCACAAATTTAGATATAGCACCACAAGACCAAATGGCCAATTCACTACAAATTAGTGCATCAAATATACCATACAATCAACAAGATGTTGCTGCACCTCACATTCCTCAAAATGCTAGCCTGATTGTTGAAAGACCTCTCAGAGAAAGAAAATGCCCCTCCTACTTAAAGGATTGTTATTGTTTTCTAACTACTAGCTCAACTACATCACCAACTTCATGTAGGTACCCTTTTTCTCATGTTCTATCCTATCATAGTCtatcaaaaagaaaagaaaattctcCATTGCCTTGATCACCAACACAGACCCCAAAACTTATGAAGAGGTTGTGATGTATCCCTgttgacaaaaggttatcaaagcAGAACTTGCTGATCTTGATGAAAACCGAAACTAGTCAGTTATCAAAGCAGAACTTGCTGATCTTGATGAAAACCGAACTTAGTCACTCACTACTTTACCAGCTAGCAAGCATGCAATCGGCTACATGATGATTCACCCAATTTTCAGGCCAAGACTATTTTGACATTTTTAGTCCAGTAGTAAAAATGAACACATTGAGGATTTTTCTAGCCATTACAGCCGCCAAAGACTGGTTCGTCCAGCAGTTGGATGTAAACATAACATTTTTACATGGAGACCTTGAAGAGGAAGTCTACATTAAATCAACTCCTGTCTTGAACGTATCTGATCCGAAGCTGGTATGTAAATTAGAGAAGTCACTTTATGGCTTAAAGCAAGCCAGCAGAcaataaaactcaaaattagCTTACACTTTGGTCAACTTTGGCTACACTTAGTCAAAACATGATTATAGTTTGTTCACAAAGATTGCTGGTTCTGGATTCAAAGTTGTGATAATCTATGTCGATGATGTGGTACTTGTTGAAAACTACATCAGAGAAATCATAGCTTTGAAGCAACATCTTCATGACCTCTTCAAAATTAAAGACATTGGAgaattaaagatctttttcGGCTTTGAATTTGATCGAAGCAAGAGAGGAATAGCAATgtatcaaaaaaatattgtctAGACCTACTGAAAGAACATAGCAAAAACATGGATTACACTTCTCATCTCTATAAAGAATCTGGAGACCTAATGCTAAATGCTAGTAAATACAGAAGACTGCTAGAAAGACTCTTATACCTAACCAATACAAGATCTGAAATTTGCTTTGCCATTGGAAAGCTAAGTCAGTTTCTTGAGTGCCCCACTAGTAAACACTTTCAAGCCACTCGAATAGTcctaaaatatttgaaatcatCTCCTGCCCAGGGTCTTTTATTCAAAATCGAATCAGATTTACAACTCACCGGCTTCTCAGATAGTAACTGGGCCACCTGCCTTGACACAATATCCGgctattgttttttttttttggtgctACGCTAATTACTTGGAAGAGTAAGAAACTGGTTATCGGTGCTCGCTCTTCTACTGAAATCGAGTATAGAGCCTTGGCTGCCTCAACATGTGAAGCTCAACGGATCATCTTCATCCTTCAAGATCTCCAAATTCCAATCCTCAGACCAACAACTATCTATTGTGATAGTCAATCTGCATTGCACATTGCGACCAATCCAGTGTTCCACGAACGTACCAAACATATAGAAGCTGTCAGCTATATAGTACGCGATAAGGCTCAAGCACAAGTTATCAAGTTCCTTCCCATCTCCACATTACACCAAATTGCTGATATCTTCACTAAAGTCCTCTCCCCTACACCCCTCTCTTCTTCTCACTCCAAGCTTGGCTTATATGACCTTTATAAGCCCAACCTTGAGAGGAGGGGAGGTGTGAACCAGCTTCATGCCTTCAGATTTCACCCTCTTCTACTCACATTTCACACTGCTCTACGTAACTAATTTGCTGACATATATAGAGTTAATTAAACAGTTATTTTTCTGTTAGCAGTAAGATAGTTAGTTAGTGGCATTTACACTATATATAGCTAAACTTGTAATATCAACAATTTATGATTTACTAATCAAGTTTTCAGTCTCTGCAATTCACGTCAAGAATTTGGAATTCAAAAactctcttctcttattcttaAATGTTCAGCGTTCATCCCTTGTTGCTCATAATTTGAATCGATTtatcacaaaactcaagttaaattaagaattaatgTTAACCAtaataacataatttatttCATTCAATAGTTATAGACATGTCATAAGAGATAACTTATCCTTTATTTGAGAGAGAATCGAATAGAATTTACCTAAATTTTTTgggtttatataaaatatatacagcTTTTTGTGTTAATCCtgtaaaatttatcttttggtTTTAGTTTAATAAACTTCAAAATGTTTGCGTTTGATTTTACATTGTTAATTTATTCTGTTAAACATACtgacataataaattaaaatattgactTAACAAAACGTGTTATATCAGTATTTAATCTATCAAGCCAACACTTAACACATCAAACCAGAGACAAATGAAAACTTATTAGActctaaataaaaaagttacttAAATCAAGATTTCATgttgataatttattttgtcAAATATTAACGTGACAAGTTAAATATTAACATAACAAATTGAAATATTAATATGATAAGACATAATCGTATTCCGTCAACATTTAACCCACCACGTCAGCACTTATCACATTAAACCGGAAACAAATGGAGACCTTTTAAATTTTAGACTATAAGTTTATTTACGTCAACTCAAACATAAAATTTCTTagctaaaatataaaatatttattatttttactgatttcacatttattattattattattagataaatataatttataaaaagattagttaacaaatattaaataagataaattctgtctattttttttctagtaGTATTAACGATAgtattaatacaaataaaagagaaaagtttACCATTGCAATAATTGGAGCTAGCTTCTCTGAGATTCTTTTGGTTGTACAGTTTCAAGTGCGCAAATCTTAGAAATTCAGAGAGGAGCCACATTGTTTCAACAATCTTGTATTGGATGCCATGATGCAGGTGGTAACGTAATACAACCAGTAAGCATAATCTTCtatcatataattaattatgcatGACATCGCATCTTCTATGTCGTagctaaattttattcttttcattttctttttccctttcagGGGGCAACTCTATTTACAAAGGATTTACAGAGGTAACTGCCACAACACAGCAACCTAAGTCCATGTAGAAAACTTGAGAATTTTGTTAAGTATGTTTGAAGTAATCCAAATATTAATGCTACCACAGGAATGGAGTTGATACAGAAGAAGCAATCTACCGTGTAACATATTATGGCAAAGGAAGAATGCCAGTAAGTTATCTCGGGTATGTAACATTTGAGTGACtcattttgtattattatatatttatattatcgTNNNNNNNNNNNNNNNNNNNNNNNNNNNNNNNNNNNNNAGGGGTTTGGAAAAGAATGCAAGCCACGCGGGCAGTGCACATTTGGAGCTCGTTTGGAAGACCAAGATATCAAAGTGTTGGCTCAGTTTGTTAAGTCACAGGCAGATCAAGGTTGGCCAACTATCCAAAAATAATCACTACATTTAGGCTTATTTTTGCCCTATGCAATGCTTACAAGATACATCAGAGGATTGGAGAATACTATATTAGATTTTGTTCGAGTCTAGtgttttttgtttcattttttaattactgacatttttcttttaagaatttGATCTTCGATTTTCATATTTGagttttggttttattttt from Arachis duranensis cultivar V14167 chromosome 4, aradu.V14167.gnm2.J7QH, whole genome shotgun sequence encodes:
- the LOC107484103 gene encoding uncharacterized protein LOC107484103 isoform X1 produces the protein MELTGMISCCIDYTRILSTKDNVKKEENYIPGKVKNGEVKFYKLKRLAPPIVAALLALSPISSPQVSSAQILEIQRGATLFQQSCIGCHDAGGNVIQPGATLFTKDLQRNGVDTEEAIYRVTYYGKGRMPNASHAGSAHLELVWKTKISKCWLSLLSHRQIKLNHYEERKVPFNDPRKNRVAHYCTHTVCSIFFVICNLNIISVPKVRKKQEEYISSLK
- the LOC107484103 gene encoding cytochrome c6, chloroplastic isoform X2; the encoded protein is MELTGMISCCIDYTRILSTKDNVKKEENYIPGKVKNGEVKFYKLKRLAPPIVAALLALSPISSPQVSSAQILEIQRGATLFQQSCIGCHDAGGNVIQPGATLFTKDLQRNGVDTEEAIYRVTYYGKGRMPGFGKECKPRGQCTFGARLEDQDIKVLAQFVKSQADQGWPTIQK
- the LOC107484103 gene encoding cytochrome c6, chloroplastic isoform X3, which translates into the protein MELTGMISCCIDYTRILSTKDNVKKEENYIPGKVKNGEVKFYKLKRLAPPIVAALLALSPISSPQVSSAQILEIQRGATLFQQSCIGCHDAGGNVIQPGATLFTKDLQRNGVDTEEAIYRVTYYGKGRMPGFGKECKPRGQCTFGARLEDQDIKVLAQFVKSQADQVESL